Proteins encoded by one window of Geobacter sp. DSM 9736:
- a CDS encoding cache domain-containing protein encodes MITRHMKLLTVALSAFFLVLIATYLSMERLYIKNVNMVAREHLQESQDLFNAHVAFDTEKLTAVLSMFLGNEEFKQLFAEGDREKLYKKGLPLYTMLHERHGITHFYFHLPDGTNFLRLHDRQLYGDEIRRETLKTAVVTGKMAVGIELGKTSFALRIVSPYYHGSRLIGYVEIGEEIDHFLDLLQKRKKDVFAILAEKSVLSRDEWIASQKRRGLPADWDVLSHHAWVTFPDQKFLKGRYVTEAAIKPFEYELSIAPGAGDRAGDLIFGGFPLFDIQGKHVGVVVTLMDVSSQMQGLAQLRLMSMIIISVLLLLVMALAGYCVRRRGVGRRWERA; translated from the coding sequence ATGATCACCAGGCACATGAAACTCCTCACCGTAGCGCTTTCAGCATTTTTTCTTGTACTGATAGCGACCTATCTCTCAATGGAACGCCTTTACATCAAAAACGTAAACATGGTGGCGAGGGAGCATCTTCAGGAGTCCCAGGACCTGTTCAATGCCCATGTGGCCTTCGATACTGAAAAGCTCACTGCCGTACTGAGCATGTTTCTGGGTAATGAGGAGTTCAAGCAGCTTTTTGCAGAAGGTGACCGTGAGAAGCTCTACAAGAAAGGCCTGCCTCTATACACCATGTTGCACGAGAGGCATGGAATAACGCACTTCTATTTTCATCTTCCCGACGGCACGAATTTCCTTCGGCTGCATGACAGGCAGCTTTACGGGGATGAAATACGCAGGGAAACGCTCAAAACAGCCGTGGTTACCGGCAAGATGGCGGTCGGCATCGAACTGGGGAAAACATCTTTCGCATTACGGATCGTTTCTCCCTATTACCATGGTTCCCGTCTTATCGGCTATGTGGAGATCGGTGAAGAGATCGACCACTTTCTCGATCTCCTTCAAAAGCGCAAGAAAGATGTTTTCGCGATACTTGCGGAGAAATCGGTGCTCAGCCGGGACGAGTGGATCGCTTCCCAGAAGAGACGGGGGCTGCCGGCCGATTGGGACGTGCTCTCGCATCATGCCTGGGTGACATTCCCCGACCAGAAGTTTCTCAAAGGAAGGTACGTAACGGAAGCAGCCATCAAACCTTTTGAATACGAGCTTTCGATCGCTCCAGGGGCGGGGGATCGTGCAGGTGATCTGATCTTCGGCGGGTTTCCCCTCTTCGATATTCAGGGAAAGCATGTGGGGGTGGTGGTGACCCTGATGGACGTTTCGTCCCAGATGCAGGGCCTGGCCCAACTGAGGCTGATGTCGATGATCATCATTTCGGTCCTGCTATTACTTGTCATGGCGCTGGCTGGGTACTGTGTTCGGCGAAGGGGTGTAGGACGGAGGTGGGAAAGGGCGTGA
- a CDS encoding Ku protein encodes MRAIWSGSINFGLVNIPVKLFSGSESNTLDLDMLRKSDLCPVRYMKVCKYDGQEIPNAEIVKGYEYSDGRYVVLTDQDFESANVEKTHTIDILDFVEEQEIDSRFFEKPYYLEPVKTGMKPYALLREALRQSKKVGIASYVLRNRGNIGVIKTVGEAIVLNQMRYQEEVRGYEVLNLPSSDNVRKQEVDLALMLIDQYTSKFDPSKYKDTYVEDLKKVIEAKAQGMETKPAGKEPRPAKVVDMMTLLKESLKKQKPRAA; translated from the coding sequence ATGCGAGCCATATGGTCCGGTTCCATCAACTTCGGCCTCGTGAACATACCGGTTAAGCTGTTCAGCGGGTCGGAGAGCAATACACTTGATCTTGACATGCTGCGAAAGAGTGACCTCTGTCCTGTAAGGTACATGAAGGTCTGCAAGTACGATGGTCAGGAGATTCCAAACGCGGAGATCGTCAAGGGATATGAGTATTCCGACGGCAGGTATGTGGTGCTTACGGACCAGGATTTCGAGAGCGCCAACGTTGAGAAGACCCACACCATCGACATCCTCGATTTTGTAGAGGAGCAGGAAATCGACAGCAGATTCTTCGAGAAGCCGTACTACCTGGAGCCGGTGAAGACGGGCATGAAGCCGTACGCCCTTCTACGCGAGGCGCTCAGACAGTCGAAAAAGGTCGGCATTGCCTCGTACGTACTGCGGAACCGGGGTAACATAGGCGTCATCAAGACCGTCGGGGAAGCCATAGTCCTCAACCAGATGCGTTATCAGGAGGAGGTGCGGGGGTACGAAGTGCTGAATCTTCCATCATCGGATAATGTGCGAAAGCAGGAGGTTGACCTTGCCCTCATGCTGATCGACCAGTACACCTCCAAGTTCGATCCCTCCAAGTATAAAGATACATACGTGGAGGATCTCAAGAAGGTTATCGAGGCCAAGGCCCAAGGAATGGAAACCAAACCCGCCGGTAAGGAACCCCGGCCAGCCAAGGTTGTGGACATGATGACCCTCCTCAAGGAGAGCCTGAAGAAGCAGAAGCCGCGGGCAGCCTGA
- the ligD gene encoding DNA ligase D produces MGLEEYQKKRDFERTPEPAGLVDVSDNPLRFVVQKHAASHLHYDFRLELDGVLKSWAIPKGPSLDPSVKRLAMMVEDHPYDYRTFEGVIPKGNYGAGNVMLWDEGTYAPYESLGRKEDEGALREGLRRGDLKFELHGHKLKGKFALVKIRSGGENSWLLIKKEDAFASREDVTRFDRSVVSGRTIQEIGLEGKAARSAEEAEEARETGAVEDVRCILNAAPAGPMPRDMKPMLATLTDEPFDGSEWLFEIKQDGYRAIAEVCEGKVILHSRNNLPFNRKFPSIIRALEVIPEDAVLDGEVVVLDEKGRSSFQLIQNYSETGKGEVTYFVFDLIYYAGKDLRELPLERRKEVLRAILPDHPLIRYNDHILQTGISFFNAARDNSLEGIVGKRIDSPYISGKRTRQWLKIKTKLRQEAVICGFTAPRASRKRFGTLVLGVYEHGELVPIGHSGGGFDERALEHVYEMLKPLVQHQSPFRERPKTNMPVTWVKPVLVCEVSFSEWTDEGVMRQPVFIGLREDRSPRSVVRERAVHAVPKSLRPESQPPDQGGEKEFPVAGKRLKLTNLHKVFWPEEGFTKGDVIDYYRKIAPWILPHLRDRPESLYRTPHGIEGKGFFQKEIGEIVPDWIATHKVDSESLKKSITFLLCQDEAALTYLTNLGCIEINPWLSRVPSLDYPDYFVIDLDPEEIGYDKVVEAALAVHEVLERAGAPGYPKTSGATGMHIYIPLGARYDYDTATTFAHIIAMFAHQLVPDITSLERSPSKRQKKVYLDYLQNRRGQTLAAPYSIRPRKGATVSTPLRWDEVRAGLDPGEFTISTIHRRVERVGDLFAGVLGEGIDIEKCIQRLEG; encoded by the coding sequence ATGGGGCTTGAGGAATATCAGAAGAAAAGAGATTTCGAACGCACCCCCGAGCCCGCCGGCCTGGTAGACGTCTCGGACAACCCGCTCCGCTTCGTGGTGCAGAAGCATGCCGCGTCGCACCTCCACTACGACTTCCGTCTCGAACTCGACGGCGTTCTCAAAAGCTGGGCCATACCGAAGGGGCCTTCCCTCGATCCTTCAGTCAAGCGTCTTGCGATGATGGTGGAGGACCACCCGTACGACTACCGGACCTTCGAAGGGGTGATCCCGAAAGGCAACTATGGCGCCGGCAACGTGATGCTCTGGGACGAGGGCACTTATGCACCCTACGAGAGCCTGGGACGGAAGGAGGACGAAGGGGCACTGCGCGAGGGGCTTCGCCGCGGTGACCTGAAGTTCGAGCTGCACGGGCACAAGCTCAAGGGGAAATTCGCCCTTGTGAAAATAAGGAGCGGGGGAGAGAACTCGTGGCTCCTCATCAAGAAGGAGGACGCTTTTGCCTCCAGGGAGGATGTGACCCGCTTCGACCGCTCGGTTGTCAGCGGCCGGACAATCCAGGAGATAGGCCTGGAGGGTAAGGCCGCCCGGTCGGCGGAGGAAGCGGAAGAGGCCCGGGAGACGGGGGCCGTTGAAGATGTCCGGTGTATACTCAATGCTGCTCCTGCCGGCCCCATGCCCCGCGACATGAAGCCGATGCTCGCCACGCTCACCGACGAACCCTTTGACGGCAGCGAATGGCTTTTTGAGATCAAGCAGGACGGTTACCGGGCCATCGCCGAGGTCTGTGAAGGGAAGGTAATTCTCCACTCACGCAATAACCTTCCATTCAACCGTAAGTTTCCTTCCATAATCCGGGCTCTGGAAGTTATACCCGAGGATGCGGTGCTGGATGGCGAGGTAGTGGTTCTCGACGAGAAGGGGCGTTCCAGCTTTCAGCTCATCCAGAACTATAGCGAGACGGGAAAAGGGGAAGTTACCTACTTTGTCTTCGATCTCATTTACTATGCAGGGAAAGACCTGCGCGAGCTTCCCCTGGAGCGGCGAAAGGAGGTGCTCCGGGCAATACTTCCTGATCACCCTCTCATCAGGTACAACGACCATATCCTACAAACAGGCATTTCATTTTTCAACGCCGCCCGAGACAACAGCCTGGAAGGAATCGTCGGCAAGCGTATAGACAGCCCCTACATCTCGGGTAAACGAACCCGGCAGTGGCTCAAGATCAAGACGAAGCTGCGGCAGGAGGCGGTGATCTGCGGTTTCACTGCGCCCAGGGCGAGTCGCAAGCGCTTCGGCACCCTTGTCCTCGGAGTGTACGAGCATGGGGAGCTCGTTCCCATCGGCCACAGCGGCGGCGGATTCGACGAACGGGCGCTGGAGCATGTTTACGAAATGCTGAAGCCCCTGGTGCAGCACCAATCGCCTTTCCGTGAGCGGCCGAAGACGAACATGCCGGTGACCTGGGTGAAGCCGGTGCTTGTATGTGAAGTTTCCTTCTCCGAATGGACCGATGAGGGGGTCATGCGTCAGCCGGTTTTCATCGGGCTTCGGGAAGACAGAAGCCCGCGAAGCGTCGTGCGGGAGCGGGCGGTCCATGCGGTTCCGAAGAGTTTGCGTCCGGAGTCTCAACCCCCTGATCAGGGGGGGGAGAAGGAGTTTCCGGTGGCGGGAAAGCGCCTCAAGCTCACCAACCTCCATAAGGTCTTCTGGCCCGAGGAGGGGTTCACCAAGGGGGATGTGATCGACTACTACCGGAAGATTGCCCCCTGGATACTCCCCCATCTGCGGGACCGTCCCGAGTCACTCTACCGCACCCCGCACGGCATCGAGGGAAAGGGATTTTTCCAGAAGGAGATCGGCGAGATCGTTCCGGACTGGATAGCTACCCACAAGGTCGACTCTGAATCCCTGAAGAAGTCGATAACTTTTCTCCTCTGTCAGGATGAGGCGGCTCTGACTTACCTCACCAACCTCGGGTGCATCGAGATCAATCCGTGGCTTTCACGGGTTCCGAGTCTCGATTATCCCGACTATTTCGTCATCGATCTTGACCCGGAGGAGATAGGCTACGATAAGGTGGTCGAAGCGGCACTTGCCGTTCACGAAGTGCTGGAGCGGGCAGGCGCGCCTGGCTATCCGAAGACGTCGGGAGCTACAGGCATGCATATTTATATCCCTCTCGGCGCCCGTTACGATTACGATACTGCTACCACCTTCGCCCATATCATCGCGATGTTTGCCCACCAGCTTGTACCGGACATCACGAGCCTGGAGCGGAGCCCCAGCAAAAGGCAGAAAAAAGTGTACCTCGACTACCTCCAGAACCGGAGGGGGCAGACCCTGGCGGCCCCATACAGCATACGTCCGCGAAAAGGAGCGACAGTTTCAACGCCACTTCGCTGGGATGAGGTGCGGGCGGGGCTTGATCCCGGCGAGTTCACCATTTCGACAATCCATCGGAGGGTAGAGAGGGTGGGAGACCTTTTCGCCGGAGTGCTGGGTGAGGGGATCGACATAGAGAAGTGCATCCAGCGGCTGGAGGGATAG
- a CDS encoding transporter substrate-binding domain-containing protein produces the protein MAATHVARCMLCFLLITLFPTLPLAASPAERIVRVGAFSYYPAIFQDRDGSVKGFYVDTLEAVAKREHWKLQYIFGSWSDGLDRIRSGEVDLLTSVAYTEERATFMDYGKVPLLTVWGELYVPRQSPVVDIRDVRGKTVAVMSGDFNGKNFQNQMKSFDIPCTYREYASFDEVLQAVRDGKADAGVVNNTFGSAMSHNYQLKSSGFIFNPFDIHFAVAKGKNGDIMATLDRYLGAWRRVEKSPYHLARAKWGHGSAGMMPVLPNWLPYAVGAAVLLAGAAIFFIALLRYEIRRKTSSLRRSKEELELFFNLVPDLVCIASPQGHFQAVNTAWEKTLGYTRDELLQHPLIDFVHPEDRGKTQTEMQRQLGGEETMQLVNRYRGKDGTYRWLEWAASPALGGVLYAVARDITDRMKMEERLRHSQKMEAVGLLAGGVAHDLNNILQIVLGNAYLAKSKLDHAGAETHHVDQIASAVERGTTLTQGLLAFSRKQNLVVNLTDLNTIIRQSISLGRRLVEESVKLNHRLADEPLPVRADENLLQQVIFNLITNARDSLPGSGEITIRSWKEEVGSTFPESGVVFPSTRPAGWYAGIGVADNGTGIPPESLPNIFEPFFTTKEVGKGSGLGLAMVHGTVIQHGGFILVLSVPAGGSEFRVYLPLQEESEDCFTEVAVEKGVPGGRGTILVAEDDADVRKVVVAALSDAGYRVIDAEDGNRAVEIFRQRGGEIDCVLVDAIMPGLNGKETLDTIRCIRPEIPYLFLSGYSHQILSSHGVGNSYTVVAKPVRIPDLLVKVSELLK, from the coding sequence ATGGCAGCCACCCATGTTGCGCGTTGCATGCTTTGCTTCCTCCTCATCACTCTCTTTCCGACTCTCCCCTTAGCGGCATCGCCTGCCGAAAGGATCGTCCGGGTAGGTGCCTTCTCCTACTATCCAGCCATTTTCCAGGATCGCGACGGTTCGGTGAAAGGGTTCTATGTGGATACCCTTGAAGCCGTGGCGAAACGGGAGCATTGGAAGCTCCAGTACATATTCGGGAGCTGGTCGGATGGGCTTGACCGCATCCGTTCCGGGGAAGTGGACCTTCTAACGAGCGTTGCCTATACGGAAGAACGTGCAACGTTTATGGACTATGGAAAGGTGCCGCTTCTGACGGTATGGGGGGAACTGTACGTGCCCCGGCAATCTCCCGTAGTGGATATCCGGGACGTGCGCGGAAAGACAGTTGCCGTAATGAGCGGCGACTTCAATGGGAAAAATTTCCAGAACCAGATGAAGAGCTTCGATATCCCGTGTACATACAGAGAGTACGCCAGCTTCGATGAGGTTTTACAGGCGGTCCGTGACGGGAAGGCTGACGCAGGTGTCGTCAACAACACCTTCGGGTCCGCCATGAGCCATAATTACCAGCTGAAGAGCTCGGGGTTCATCTTCAATCCCTTCGACATCCACTTTGCGGTGGCCAAAGGGAAGAACGGCGACATCATGGCTACGCTAGACCGATACTTGGGAGCGTGGCGGCGGGTGGAAAAATCCCCTTATCACCTGGCTCGGGCAAAGTGGGGACACGGAAGCGCAGGGATGATGCCGGTGCTGCCCAACTGGCTGCCGTATGCCGTCGGAGCAGCCGTTCTGTTGGCCGGGGCGGCCATCTTCTTTATCGCACTTCTGCGCTATGAGATACGCAGAAAGACCTCGTCCCTTCGCAGGAGCAAAGAAGAGCTGGAACTCTTCTTCAATCTCGTTCCTGATCTCGTGTGCATAGCATCCCCGCAGGGGCATTTCCAGGCGGTCAATACTGCCTGGGAGAAGACACTTGGGTACACCCGGGACGAGTTGCTTCAACATCCCTTGATCGATTTCGTTCACCCGGAGGATCGCGGAAAGACGCAGACGGAGATGCAGCGGCAATTAGGCGGGGAGGAGACGATGCAGTTAGTCAACCGCTACCGCGGAAAGGACGGCACATACCGGTGGCTGGAGTGGGCCGCTTCGCCGGCTCTCGGTGGAGTCCTATATGCTGTAGCGCGTGACATAACTGACAGGATGAAGATGGAAGAGCGACTCCGCCACTCCCAGAAAATGGAGGCGGTGGGGCTTCTCGCCGGAGGGGTTGCGCACGATCTCAACAACATTCTCCAGATTGTGCTGGGCAACGCGTATCTCGCCAAATCAAAGCTCGATCATGCAGGGGCTGAGACCCACCACGTCGACCAGATCGCAAGCGCAGTGGAAAGGGGGACTACGCTCACGCAGGGGCTCCTGGCCTTTAGCCGTAAGCAGAACCTTGTCGTCAACCTTACCGATCTAAACACGATAATCAGGCAGAGCATCAGCCTTGGAAGGCGTCTCGTCGAGGAGAGCGTAAAGCTGAATCATAGGCTGGCAGATGAGCCTCTTCCCGTGCGGGCCGATGAGAACCTGCTCCAGCAGGTTATCTTCAATCTCATCACCAATGCGAGGGATTCACTTCCAGGATCGGGAGAAATAACGATCCGGAGCTGGAAAGAGGAGGTCGGCAGCACATTTCCTGAGTCGGGTGTCGTATTCCCGTCCACTCGTCCTGCAGGGTGGTATGCCGGGATCGGTGTTGCCGACAACGGTACCGGAATCCCTCCCGAGAGTCTGCCTAACATTTTCGAACCGTTCTTCACCACGAAGGAGGTAGGGAAGGGGAGCGGCCTCGGTCTTGCCATGGTCCACGGAACCGTAATTCAGCATGGAGGTTTTATCCTCGTCCTTTCGGTCCCCGCAGGTGGAAGTGAGTTCAGGGTCTATCTGCCGTTGCAGGAAGAGAGTGAGGATTGTTTCACTGAGGTTGCCGTCGAAAAGGGAGTGCCCGGGGGGAGAGGTACGATACTCGTCGCCGAGGATGACGCGGATGTCCGTAAGGTTGTGGTTGCTGCTCTTTCGGATGCCGGTTATCGTGTAATCGATGCGGAGGATGGCAACAGGGCCGTGGAGATTTTCCGGCAGCGCGGAGGGGAGATCGATTGTGTCCTGGTCGATGCCATAATGCCGGGACTTAACGGCAAGGAGACACTGGATACGATCAGATGTATCAGGCCCGAGATACCCTACCTTTTTCTCAGCGGCTATAGCCACCAGATACTGTCCAGCCACGGTGTAGGCAACAGCTATACGGTGGTAGCAAAACCGGTGCGAATCCCGGACCTTCTTGTGAAAGTTTCAGAACTGCTGAAATAG
- a CDS encoding type IV secretion system DNA-binding domain-containing protein yields MAQLPKMNPSDLAAQIIPSSTDPFWVNHARDLCVALIHYCRYRDIYETDQLVRVAKRPTDELQNLLKGVPGCERGYTLLHLNDSFVWTVRGIVMEAVTEYTAGRR; encoded by the coding sequence ATGGCACAGTTGCCGAAAATGAATCCTTCAGACCTGGCGGCACAGATAATTCCATCAAGCACCGACCCGTTCTGGGTCAACCACGCGCGGGATCTGTGCGTGGCCCTGATTCATTATTGCCGATACCGTGATATCTATGAAACCGACCAGCTTGTGCGGGTGGCAAAACGACCTACCGACGAGCTTCAGAATCTGCTCAAGGGAGTCCCCGGGTGCGAGCGAGGTTACACCCTGCTCCACCTCAACGACAGCTTCGTCTGGACGGTACGTGGCATTGTCATGGAAGCCGTGACCGAGTACACGGCAGGAAGGCGCTGA